Part of the Funiculus sociatus GB2-C1 genome is shown below.
TGCTGGCTGTTGGGGGTCATAATAAACTCCCATATTGATCCCAAAAAACCAGTCAGTGCGGTTTGCCCATGATAGACATAGGATGACCCGCAGCAGATGAGGAATCAAAAGTTGAAATTCGTTATCCACAGGGGTGTTGTCAGAGTTGGGCAGATCCTCCTCTGTGGGAAGGTACTGCAACGGATTGTACTGTACCATATAAGACTTCTCTTTTATCCTGATTGCTTGCATTTTAGCAAAGGAATCGGGGTTTTCTTCCTAGCAATAAAGCGTTTCCTTACTGGAGCGATCGCGTCTGATTTCACCTAGTAGAAGTATTAGTAAAATTTGGTTTCAATTTCCCCAAACGGTCGAAAGGCCAGAAGCGAACAAATGCTTTACCGATGATGCGATCGCGTGGTACAAAACCCCAGTAGCGACCATCATAACTATCTTGGCGGTTATCACCCAATACTAAATAAGAATTAGGCGGTACAATAACAGGCCCCCAATCTTCCCCCTTAGTATCTCCAATATAGTTTTCCCGCAAAAGTTTGTCATTTATATAAACTCTTCCGGCTTTAATTTCTACCTTTTCTCCCGGCAACCCGATCGCACGTTTAATAAATGTATCGTGGAAATTTTGTTCCTGTAGCTTTTTTGTAGGTGAAAACAATACAATGTCGCCACGCTGAGGATTTTCAAAGTGATAACTTACCTTATCCGCCATCACACGATCGTTAACTTCCAGGGTAGGCAACATAGATCCGGAAGCAACATAGCGGCTTTCGGCAACAAAGGTGCGAAACCCAAAGGCAAAAATTACGCTTAGTCCAACTGTTTTAAAACCCTCAAGCCAAACATTGTTAACTTTCATCTGCTGATGTTTATCTGTCACTTTTGCCTCCCTTAAAATAGTGTTGCTTTAGTTTACTTCGCTAAGCCTTGAAGACGCTAAGCTGAGGTGATTGTGCCATTTTGTGGGATGTAAAGAGCTGTAAAGCAGATTGCCGATGTCTATAGCGCCTCTAGACAAGTGGGTTGGGAATGCGATCGCTATTTTCACATTTACCGGAAGATACTGGTACGGTAGCGCGGTAGGCTGGTATCAGGGAATTGCCCGCTGGAGGGATCGACCGATATGGAATTCAAACTAAGGAACGCCTTTAAGTTTTATCAAAATTTAGATCATCAAAATCAAGCCATTGATGAGCTAGAACAATGGTTGCACGATAAGCACCCAGAGGAGTTAGAGAAATTTCACCAAGCCTTGCTAAGTGGGCCCAGCCCGGAAATTCACGCGGAAGCGATCACCTTACCCAAAAAACAAACCAGTGAAATGCTTGATCTAGCAAGCTACTCGGATAAAATTAGTTTAAACGATCCGATTATTCCCGGAGGCGATATTACTTGGGCAGAAGCGATTCCTAATGGCGATCGCCACCTCCCCGAAAACAAAGAAATCGTCCAAAATATTATCACCCTAGCCGAGCAGCTACAAGTTATTAGAGATCAAATTGGCAAGCCTTTCCGCATCACCAGCTGGTATCATCATCAACCCTTCGGTTTTAAGCTCAATGGAGCGTCGAAGAAAGAGTATGTGATGGGAGGAGCTGTTGATTTCTGGGTGGAGGGCTACACCGGCCCTCAACTGGCTCAGATGTTGGATTGGTGGGAGGGCGGTTTAGGTACGTACCTTTATGTACCCTACATGGTTCATCTAAATATTGGCTCCCGTCGCCGCTGGCAAGCACCATATCCGCGTTAGGGAGAGTTATGAGTTATGAGTTTAAACAGCCTTCAATTCAAACTTAACACTCAAAACTCTTTTATTACGAGATAGTAGGAAAGTTATAGCAGTCCTATTTCATTTGTAAACTGTAGGACAGGCGGGAGAGCAAGTTTCCGGCGAAAACGCTACAGAGGAAAAAATATTTCATAACTCATTTAGGACTGCTATATCAACAAATGCGCTCTTTAGATCGGGAATAAATTCGACAATCTACATCTTAACATTGGGAAAGCTAATCATTAATGGGAGAGTGAAAAGTTAGGAGGTGAGGAGCCAGTAATTAATAACTTATAACTAACTTTAATTCCCAATCCCCAATCCCCAATTCCCAATTCCCAATTTTAGTAATTAATTCCCAATACACCTTGCAGTATAGTTCCCCTTAGCTGGGCCAGGTATAAATTAGCATTTTGCAGATTAACACCAAGCAAGTTTGCATCTATCATCTTGGCGTATGCTAAGTTAGCAAATCTCATATCTGCCTGTTGCAAGTCAGCACCTTCTAAATTGGCACCGCGCAAGTTAGTAAATCTCAGAAAGGAATTTTGCAAGTTAGCTTGCTTGAGTTGGGCGCGATCTAAATTAGCTACGTACAAATTAGCACCAGCAAGATTTGCTTTTGTCAAGTTAGCTTTTGTCAAGTTTGCCCGTTGCAGGTTAGCATCTCTCAAGTCAGCGCCGCTTAAATCAGCACCGGTGAGATCACAACCTAAACATTCTTTGGTTTTTAGCAAACGATCTACGTGTCCCGGATTTGCAGCTTGTACGGGTGTTGTTAAACACAGCACTGATAGCGCGGCAACTAGCGTTTTGAGTTTCATAGTATTTATAGCATTCTAATTTTATTATGGCGCTATTTAGAGGGAACGAACCGCAGAGGGAATAGGGTGAGTAGCCTCACTTTGCTAATAGCTGCCTACAATGAGCTTATATCAAAGTTAACAATGCTGCTATGACTTCCGTTACTACACAATCAGAGCTAGGTTTACTCTTACCTGACCATACACAATTACCAGAGTCAGATGGCACATTTGTAAGCCAGTCGCTTGCGGGGGTTCCCCCCGTTGTGCGAACTGGCGCGAAAAATTGGCAAGAGCATCCCCAAAGCATCTTACTGACTGGCGCGATTCTACCTATCCTAGAGCAACGTCATCCCGATGAAAACTATTGTATTGGACAGGATTTAGGCATCTACTGGCGCATTACTCAACCACCAGAACGAGGCGCAGAAGCACCAGACTGGTTTTATGTGCCAAATGTCCCGCCTACATTCAATGGTCAAATTCGCCGTTCTTATGTCATGTGGCAAGAACATATTGCACCATTGATTGTGTTGGAATTTGTATCTGGGGATGGAGAAGAAGAACGCGACACCACACCCATGACTGGCAAATTTTGGGTTTATGAACAGGTGATTCGTCCGGCATTCTACGGAATTTATGAAGTAAATAAAGCCAGTGTTGAGGTCTATCACATGATAGAAAATCGCTATGAACTCATAGCTGCAAATGAGCGGGGACACTATCCAATTTCACCGCTTGGAGTGGAGTTGGGAATTTGGCAAGGAAAGTATCAAAATACAGAATTACCTTGGTTGCGTTGGTGGGATGCACAAGGTAATTTGTTGTTGACTGGTGATGAACGCGCTGAACAGGAAAGCCAACGCGCTGAAACTGAGCGCCAGCGGGCGGAAGCTGAGCGCCAACGCGCTGAGCGATTAGCAGCACAATTAAGAGCTATGGGAATTGAACCGGAAGCGTGACATACTCCCGAACAAAACCTCTACGGGGATAGGGTTGAGAGTATGTCACCAGCACTAGAATTAACGTGCTGTCCCTGAGTGAAATTCCCTATTTTGATAATTCACTCCGGTTTGTGGAATTCTGGAGCGTTTTACCTGCTTGATACATAGCATTGTGTAATAAACAAACCAACTGACTATTCCTAATAGCTTTGATCCATCTTCAAGCAGGAATTCTCCTTCTCCTCCCCGTATGGATGAGGGTAGAGGAATTTTCCCAGAATCAACTAACACTGAAAATCCAAACCATCCAATCGCCAATATCAGGGGAATAAATTCGGTTTTCAGTATTACTTTTCTGAAGCATATTAGGTAGAGGGATAGCATTATTCCATATCCCAGATACACAATCTTTTCAGGGATAAATAAATAATTAGGAAAAAAATCTTCATGCAAAAGGAAAAAATCATCGAACAAAAGAACCGAGGTGACGAGTCCAGAAAACAGCAAAAATGACTTCGGGATTCTTTGCTCAGAATCTTTGCGGAGAACTGCAAAAGTAAAAAAGCAGATAGCTGCCGCAGAACACCACAACAACATACCCAGGTTAGAGATGATTCCTAAGTAAAATGGTTGCTGCATAATTGCTAATGGATCTCTAGTCAGATGCGTAACAGGTATTACCTTTTGTAAGTTAATTATAATTAAAATGACAGCAGTGGGTATATATGCTAACAGCAGGATTGGTAGTAAATTTTTAAAGCGAGTTAAATTAATTGAGGTTGGTTCAATCTTTAATTGCTGTTGTTTCATCTTGCTGACACTTTTAACGATAAATTGCTGGAAAAATAAATTTTTATTTGTTTTTCCCTGAAAAATTACAGCACTGCGGTTGCTGGTGCCGAATCAAGCTAAGCTTTTAACTGATGATTTAGCTAATCAGAAGTATTTGATTAACTTCAGGTTAACAAATGATTAAAAGTATTATATAAAGGATTGATGAAGGAGAGCGCAGTTTGTTAAGGATTTGTTAAAGACGGGACGCTTTTGGGACGGTAATACCCAGCCGGGGATACGTAAATACCGATCCTGGCAATGCACAAGGCTACTTACAATGACCATAGAGGCAGCCATAAGCCAGATGTAATGCTGATTTTTCTGTGTTATGGGTGTCTGGAGTGGTTTGTTAATCAGTAGTTATCATGCAACCAACTAATCCGAACCAATTTACAGAAAAAGCTTGGGAAGCCATCACCCGCACCCCAGATATTGTTAAATCTGCCCAGCAGCAACAACTGGAAAGCGAACACTTGATGAAAGCGCTGCTGGATCAAGAAGGACTCGCCACCAGCATTCTCAACAAAGCTGGGGCGAACGTGCAGCGATTTAGAGAACGCACGGAAGACTTTATTAAGCGTCAGCCCAAGGTTTCTGGTAGCGGCACCTCTGTTTATGTAGGGCGCAGTCTTGATACTTTGCTAGATAGGGCTGAAGCTTTTCGCAAAGAGTTTGGAGACGACTTCATATCTATCGAACACTTGATGCTGGCTTATCCCAAAGACGATCGCTTTGGTAAGGCTTTGTTTCAAGAATTTAAACTGGATG
Proteins encoded:
- the lepB gene encoding signal peptidase I, producing the protein MKVNNVWLEGFKTVGLSVIFAFGFRTFVAESRYVASGSMLPTLEVNDRVMADKVSYHFENPQRGDIVLFSPTKKLQEQNFHDTFIKRAIGLPGEKVEIKAGRVYINDKLLRENYIGDTKGEDWGPVIVPPNSYLVLGDNRQDSYDGRYWGFVPRDRIIGKAFVRFWPFDRLGKLKPNFTNTSTR
- a CDS encoding pentapeptide repeat-containing protein, whose product is MKLKTLVAALSVLCLTTPVQAANPGHVDRLLKTKECLGCDLTGADLSGADLRDANLQRANLTKANLTKANLAGANLYVANLDRAQLKQANLQNSFLRFTNLRGANLEGADLQQADMRFANLAYAKMIDANLLGVNLQNANLYLAQLRGTILQGVLGINY
- a CDS encoding D-Ala-D-Ala carboxypeptidase family metallohydrolase; translated protein: MEFKLRNAFKFYQNLDHQNQAIDELEQWLHDKHPEELEKFHQALLSGPSPEIHAEAITLPKKQTSEMLDLASYSDKISLNDPIIPGGDITWAEAIPNGDRHLPENKEIVQNIITLAEQLQVIRDQIGKPFRITSWYHHQPFGFKLNGASKKEYVMGGAVDFWVEGYTGPQLAQMLDWWEGGLGTYLYVPYMVHLNIGSRRRWQAPYPR
- a CDS encoding Uma2 family endonuclease; amino-acid sequence: MTSVTTQSELGLLLPDHTQLPESDGTFVSQSLAGVPPVVRTGAKNWQEHPQSILLTGAILPILEQRHPDENYCIGQDLGIYWRITQPPERGAEAPDWFYVPNVPPTFNGQIRRSYVMWQEHIAPLIVLEFVSGDGEEERDTTPMTGKFWVYEQVIRPAFYGIYEVNKASVEVYHMIENRYELIAANERGHYPISPLGVELGIWQGKYQNTELPWLRWWDAQGNLLLTGDERAEQESQRAETERQRAEAERQRAERLAAQLRAMGIEPEA